From Streptomyces cyaneogriseus subsp. noncyanogenus, the proteins below share one genomic window:
- a CDS encoding nitroreductase/quinone reductase family protein, with the protein MPHLADLRFRAATAFQRRIANPLLRRLPLQTVLETTGRVSGLPRRTPVGGRRVGDSFWLVAEFGERAQYIRNIRADPRVRVRIGGRWHPGTAHPLPDDDPVVRLRTLPRFNSAAVRLFGTELMTVRVDLDR; encoded by the coding sequence ATGCCCCACCTCGCCGACCTCCGGTTCCGCGCCGCCACCGCGTTCCAGCGCCGGATCGCCAACCCGCTGCTGCGCCGCCTCCCGCTCCAGACCGTGCTGGAGACCACCGGCCGCGTCTCCGGCCTGCCGCGCCGGACCCCGGTGGGCGGACGCCGCGTCGGGGACTCCTTCTGGCTGGTGGCGGAGTTCGGCGAGCGCGCCCAGTACATCCGCAACATCCGCGCCGACCCGCGGGTACGGGTGCGGATCGGCGGGCGCTGGCACCCGGGCACCGCCCACCCGCTCCCGGACGACGATCCGGTCGTCCGGCTGCGCACCCTGCCCCGGTTCAACAGCGCGGCGGTCAGACTGTTCGGCACGGAGCTGATGACGGTACGCGTGGACCTGGACCGCTGA
- a CDS encoding bifunctional FO biosynthesis protein CofGH gives MTISATSGTGPTENSMRRALKRARDGVALDVSEAAVLLQARGEHLDDLAASAARVRDAGLEAAGRPGVITYSKSVFIPLTRLCRDKCHYCTFATVPGKLRRAGHGMFMSPDEVLDIARKGAALGCKEALITLGDKPEDRWPEAREWLDAHGYDDTIAYVRAVSIRILEETGLLPHLNPGVMTWTDFQRLKPVAPSMGMMLETTATRLWSEPGGPHHGSPDKEPAVRLRVLEDAGRSSVPFTSGLLIGIGETYEERAESLFALRKISRAYHGIQELIIQNFRAKPDTAMRGMPDAELDELVATVAVARHIMGPAACLQAPPNLVDAEYERLIGAGIDDWGGVSPLTIDHVNPERPWPQIDELAEKSRAAGFELRERLCVYPEFVRRGEPWLDPRLRPHVTALADPETGLARADAVVEGRPWQEPDEVFTATGRTDLHATIDTEGRTADRRDDFDEVYGDWGALREAAAPGMAPERIDTDVRAALATAADDPTRLTDDEALALLHADGPALDALCRVADDVRKSAVGDDVTYIVTRNINFTNVCYTGCRFCAFAQRRTDADAYTLSLDQVADRAQQAWEVGAVEVCMQGGIHPDLPGTAYFDIARAVKERVPGMHVHAFSPMEVVNGATRTGMSIREWLTAAKEAGLDSIPGTAAEILDDEVRWVLTKGKLPTATWIEVVETAHELGIRSSSTMMYGHVDQPRHWLGHLRTLAGIQQRTGGFTEFVTLPFIHTNAPVYLAGIARPGPSTRDNRAVTAMARLLLHPYIPNIQTSWVKLGTEGAAEMLRSGANDLGGTLMEETISRMAGSSYGSYKSVRDLIAVAEAAGRPARPRTTLYGEVPEERQRAARESDGHLPELLPVLD, from the coding sequence ATGACGATTTCCGCGACCTCCGGAACCGGCCCCACCGAGAACTCCATGCGTCGCGCCCTCAAACGCGCCCGGGACGGCGTCGCCCTCGACGTCTCCGAGGCGGCGGTGCTGCTCCAGGCCCGCGGGGAGCACCTCGACGACCTCGCCGCCTCCGCCGCCCGCGTGCGCGACGCGGGCCTGGAAGCGGCGGGCCGCCCCGGCGTCATCACCTACTCCAAGAGCGTCTTCATCCCCCTGACCCGGCTGTGCCGGGACAAGTGCCACTACTGCACCTTCGCCACCGTCCCCGGCAAGCTGCGCCGCGCCGGGCACGGGATGTTCATGTCCCCGGACGAGGTCCTCGACATCGCCCGCAAGGGCGCGGCCCTCGGCTGCAAGGAAGCCCTGATCACCCTCGGCGACAAGCCGGAGGACCGCTGGCCCGAGGCGCGCGAGTGGCTCGACGCGCACGGCTACGACGACACCATCGCCTACGTCCGCGCCGTCTCCATCCGCATCCTGGAGGAGACGGGGCTGCTGCCGCACCTCAACCCCGGCGTCATGACGTGGACGGACTTCCAGCGCCTCAAGCCGGTGGCGCCGAGCATGGGCATGATGCTGGAGACCACGGCGACCCGCCTGTGGTCCGAGCCCGGCGGCCCCCACCACGGCTCCCCGGACAAGGAACCCGCCGTCCGGCTGCGGGTCCTGGAGGACGCGGGCCGCTCCTCGGTCCCCTTCACCTCCGGCCTGCTCATCGGCATCGGCGAGACCTACGAGGAGCGCGCCGAGTCCCTCTTCGCCCTCCGGAAGATCTCCCGCGCCTACCACGGCATCCAGGAACTGATCATCCAGAACTTCCGCGCCAAGCCGGACACCGCGATGCGCGGCATGCCGGACGCCGAGCTGGACGAGCTGGTCGCCACGGTCGCCGTCGCCCGGCACATCATGGGCCCCGCCGCCTGCCTCCAGGCCCCGCCCAATCTGGTCGACGCCGAGTACGAGCGGCTCATCGGCGCCGGCATCGACGACTGGGGCGGCGTCTCCCCGCTCACCATCGACCACGTCAACCCCGAGCGCCCCTGGCCGCAGATCGACGAACTCGCCGAGAAGTCCCGCGCGGCCGGTTTCGAACTGCGCGAACGTCTCTGCGTCTACCCGGAGTTCGTGCGCCGCGGCGAGCCCTGGCTGGACCCGCGGCTGCGCCCGCACGTGACGGCCCTCGCCGACCCGGAGACCGGGCTGGCCCGCGCGGACGCCGTCGTCGAGGGCCGCCCGTGGCAGGAGCCCGACGAGGTCTTCACCGCCACCGGCCGCACCGACCTGCACGCGACCATCGACACCGAGGGCCGCACCGCCGACCGCCGCGACGACTTCGACGAGGTGTACGGCGACTGGGGCGCCCTGCGCGAGGCCGCCGCACCCGGCATGGCCCCCGAGCGCATCGACACCGACGTGCGCGCCGCGCTCGCCACGGCCGCCGACGACCCGACCAGGCTCACCGACGACGAGGCCCTCGCCCTGCTGCACGCCGACGGCCCGGCGCTGGACGCCCTGTGCCGGGTGGCGGACGACGTGCGCAAGTCGGCGGTCGGCGACGACGTGACGTACATCGTCACCCGCAACATCAACTTCACCAACGTCTGCTACACCGGCTGCCGCTTCTGCGCCTTCGCCCAGCGCCGCACCGACGCCGACGCCTACACCCTCTCCCTGGACCAGGTCGCCGACCGCGCCCAGCAGGCGTGGGAGGTGGGCGCGGTCGAGGTGTGCATGCAGGGCGGCATCCACCCGGACCTGCCCGGTACCGCGTACTTCGACATCGCGCGCGCCGTGAAGGAACGCGTCCCCGGCATGCACGTGCACGCCTTCTCCCCGATGGAGGTCGTCAACGGCGCCACCCGCACCGGCATGTCGATCCGCGAGTGGCTGACGGCGGCCAAGGAGGCCGGGCTGGACTCCATCCCGGGCACGGCGGCGGAGATCCTCGACGACGAGGTCCGCTGGGTCCTCACCAAGGGCAAGCTGCCCACGGCCACCTGGATCGAGGTCGTCGAGACCGCCCACGAGCTGGGCATCCGCTCCTCGTCGACCATGATGTACGGGCACGTCGACCAGCCCCGCCACTGGCTCGGCCACCTGCGCACCCTGGCCGGCATCCAGCAGCGCACCGGCGGCTTCACGGAGTTCGTGACGCTGCCCTTCATCCACACCAACGCGCCCGTGTACCTCGCCGGGATCGCCCGCCCCGGCCCGTCGACGCGCGACAACCGCGCGGTCACGGCGATGGCTCGTCTCCTCCTCCACCCGTACATCCCCAACATCCAGACGAGCTGGGTGAAGCTGGGCACCGAGGGCGCGGCCGAAATGCTCCGCTCCGGCGCCAACGACCTCGGCGGCACCCTCATGGAGGAGACCATCTCCCGCATGGCGGGCTCCTCCTACGGCTCCTACAAGTCGGTCCGGGACCTGATCGCGGTGGCGGAGGCCGCCGGCCGCCCCGCCAGGCCGCGGACCACCCTGTACGGGGAGGTCCCGGAGGAACGGCAGCGCGCGGCACGGGAGTCGGACGGGCACCTCCCGGAGCTGCTGCCGGTGCTGGACTGA
- a CDS encoding tyrosine-protein phosphatase: protein MDHKTRVKAARALPAAALLVGLAAPAAAAAPGHHPESSAQRIPFTAAEVTARDDGSYTVTWKAPGVRHVAVRANGRTVASGGATGTVTVKGLPAADRQWFDLVPAHGGALRLADRLIRLDGTVNFRDAGGYRTKDGRWVKMGVVYRSDSLDKLTDADLAKLERLGLAADYDLRTTAERTDAPDRVPEGTRYVAANVLGDGSPVFSLPKTAAEAERLMIDAEKSMVGAASAKAAYSSVFADLADGDPDGTLYHCTAGKDRTGWASAALLTALGVPRETVMADYLASNDYRAEANAAALAALPAEQAAVYKPMLDVRAAYLNSGFAEVERAYGSFAAYEKKALGLNAHELRELRAELLTG from the coding sequence ATGGACCACAAGACACGTGTCAAGGCGGCCCGCGCCCTGCCCGCCGCCGCGCTGCTCGTCGGCCTCGCGGCACCGGCCGCCGCCGCGGCCCCCGGCCACCACCCGGAGAGCAGCGCCCAGCGCATCCCGTTCACCGCCGCCGAGGTGACCGCGCGGGACGACGGCTCCTACACGGTCACCTGGAAGGCGCCCGGGGTCCGGCACGTCGCCGTCCGCGCCAACGGCCGTACCGTCGCCTCCGGCGGCGCCACCGGCACGGTCACCGTCAAGGGGCTGCCCGCCGCCGACCGGCAGTGGTTCGACCTGGTGCCCGCGCACGGGGGCGCGCTGCGGCTCGCCGACCGGCTGATCAGGCTCGACGGGACGGTCAACTTCCGGGACGCCGGTGGCTACCGCACCAAGGACGGCCGCTGGGTGAAGATGGGTGTGGTCTACCGGTCCGACTCGCTGGACAAGCTCACCGACGCCGACCTGGCCAAGCTGGAGCGGCTGGGCCTCGCCGCCGACTACGACCTGCGGACCACCGCCGAGCGGACCGACGCCCCCGACCGCGTCCCCGAGGGCACGCGGTACGTCGCGGCGAACGTGCTGGGTGACGGCTCCCCCGTCTTCTCCCTGCCGAAGACGGCCGCGGAGGCCGAGCGACTGATGATCGACGCCGAGAAGTCGATGGTCGGCGCGGCGTCCGCGAAGGCCGCCTACTCCTCCGTCTTCGCCGACCTCGCGGACGGCGACCCGGACGGCACTCTCTACCACTGCACGGCCGGCAAGGACCGCACCGGCTGGGCGAGCGCCGCGCTGCTCACCGCGCTCGGCGTGCCGCGCGAGACGGTGATGGCGGACTATCTGGCCTCCAACGACTACCGCGCCGAGGCGAACGCCGCCGCGCTGGCCGCCCTGCCCGCGGAGCAGGCCGCGGTCTACAAGCCGATGCTCGACGTCCGGGCCGCGTACCTCAACTCCGGGTTCGCGGAGGTGGAGCGGGCCTACGGCTCCTTCGCGGCGTACGAGAAGAAGGCCCTCGGCCTGAACGCCCACGAACTGCGCGAGCTGCGCGCGGAGTTGCTGACGGGCTGA
- a CDS encoding CehA/McbA family metallohydrolase, translating to MCEDHPSEAGIGRRAVFVTGAAAALTLGTVSFASAAGRDRETRTVRGTLPPGSPDFVYVPVEVPAGVREIQVAYSYDRPPVPAGTPGNALDIGLFDERGTALGGRGFRGWSGGARTEFFVRADDATPGYLPGPVREGTWHIALGPYTVAPQGLSYELTVTLVYGEPGRTPEPVYPPERARGRGRAWYRGDCHLHSWYSDGRRTPAEIAALARAAGLDFINSSEHNTHAAHAHWAEAAGDDLLVMLGEEVTTRNGHVVALGTDPGTFVDWRYRARDNRFGRFARQIRRAGGLVVPAHPHATCIGCNWKFGFGEADAVEVWNGPYTPDDEVALADWDGMLVASVREGRAWIPAMGSSDAHRDPDVVGRPQTVVLADDLSRRAVQEGIRAGRSYVAESARVSLSFTAAGGRGEHAGIGERLRVDRDAPVTVRLEVTGAPRCTVRFVTDQGVLFTSAPLPVSGSGTVEWRTTASYAAYVRAELRHEAAAGPVPGALAAFTNPVFLGSR from the coding sequence ATGTGCGAGGACCATCCGTCCGAGGCCGGGATCGGCAGACGCGCCGTGTTCGTGACGGGCGCCGCCGCCGCGCTTACGTTGGGAACCGTGAGCTTCGCGTCGGCCGCGGGCCGGGACCGGGAGACGAGGACGGTGCGCGGCACCCTGCCCCCGGGGTCGCCGGACTTCGTGTACGTGCCGGTGGAAGTCCCCGCCGGGGTCCGGGAGATTCAGGTCGCCTACTCCTACGACCGGCCGCCGGTGCCGGCCGGCACCCCGGGCAACGCCCTCGACATCGGCCTGTTCGACGAACGCGGCACCGCGCTCGGCGGCCGGGGCTTCCGGGGCTGGTCGGGCGGGGCGCGCACGGAGTTCTTCGTCCGCGCGGACGACGCCACGCCGGGCTACCTGCCCGGACCGGTGCGCGAGGGCACCTGGCACATCGCGCTCGGGCCGTACACGGTGGCCCCGCAGGGGCTGTCGTACGAGCTCACCGTCACGCTGGTGTACGGCGAGCCGGGCCGGACGCCCGAGCCGGTGTACCCGCCCGAGCGGGCCCGGGGCCGGGGCCGGGCCTGGTACCGGGGCGACTGCCACCTGCACTCGTGGTACTCCGACGGCCGCCGCACCCCGGCCGAGATCGCGGCGCTCGCGCGGGCGGCGGGGCTGGACTTCATCAACTCCTCCGAGCACAACACGCACGCGGCGCACGCCCACTGGGCCGAGGCGGCCGGGGACGACCTGCTGGTGATGCTGGGCGAGGAGGTGACCACGCGCAACGGGCACGTGGTGGCGCTCGGCACCGATCCGGGCACCTTCGTCGACTGGCGCTACCGGGCCCGCGACAACCGCTTCGGCCGGTTCGCCCGGCAGATCCGCCGGGCCGGGGGGCTGGTGGTCCCGGCCCACCCGCACGCCACCTGCATCGGCTGCAACTGGAAGTTCGGCTTCGGCGAGGCGGACGCGGTCGAGGTCTGGAACGGGCCGTACACGCCCGACGACGAGGTGGCGCTGGCCGACTGGGACGGCATGCTGGTCGCCTCGGTGCGCGAGGGCCGCGCCTGGATCCCGGCCATGGGCAGCAGCGACGCCCACCGGGACCCGGACGTGGTGGGGCGTCCGCAGACCGTCGTCCTCGCCGACGACCTGTCGCGGCGGGCGGTCCAGGAGGGGATCCGGGCCGGGCGGTCCTACGTCGCCGAGTCGGCGCGGGTGTCGCTCTCCTTCACGGCCGCGGGCGGGCGGGGCGAGCACGCCGGGATCGGCGAGCGGCTGCGGGTGGACCGCGACGCCCCGGTCACCGTCCGCCTGGAGGTGACCGGGGCGCCGCGCTGCACGGTCCGCTTCGTCACCGACCAGGGCGTGCTGTTCACCAGCGCCCCGCTGCCGGTGTCCGGCTCCGGCACCGTCGAGTGGCGGACCACCGCCTCGTACGCGGCCTACGTCCGGGCCGAGCTGCGGCACGAGGCGGCGGCGGGCCCGGTGCCGGGGGCCCTCGCGGCGTTCACCAACCCGGTCTTCCTGGGCAGCCGGTAG
- a CDS encoding AfsR/SARP family transcriptional regulator, with product MDGVPRVPEQRGPGSPKEPPAALRFGVLGPVRAWRGGEPLATGSPQQRALLAALLLREGRTATAGELIDALWGEDPPSQALAAVRTYASRLRKVLDPGVLVSESGGYAVRGLGDGALDLAVAQELAAEAEKARTAGDLGHAREALGRALALWDGEPLAGVPGPYAEAQRVRLEEWRLQLLETRLDMDLEQGCHAEAVSELTALTAAHPLRERLRELLMLALYRSGRQAEALAVYADTRRLLADELGVDPRPGLRELQRRILQADPGLAEPSAPAAEPAAVPVRPAQLPATVPDFTGRAPVVRELSEVLASADGRVMAVSALAGIGGVGKTTLAVHVAHQARPAFPDGQLYVDLQGAGPRPAEPETVLGSFLRALGTPDSAIPDSLEDRAALYRSLLDGRRVLVLLDNARDAAQVRPLLPGTDGCAALVTSRVRMVDLAGAHLVDLDVMSPDEALSLFTKIVGRERVASEREAALDVVAACGFLPLAIRIAASRLAARRTWTVSVLAAKLADERRRLDELQAGDLAVKATFELGYGQLEPAQARAFRLLGLADGPDISLAAAAAVLDLPAEETEDLLEALVDTSLLESAAPGRYRLHDLVRLYARACAERDEHPPSEREAALSRLLDFYLATAAGVYASERPGDRLVEDLETTRYPGLRFDDGSAALDWLYTESAALLACVRQAAGTPRLRRAVDLLWAARDLAESGANFRAYEATAVAMCQATRAAGDLRAEGRARNTLTGVLLVTGRIQRAGEEARLAMECAGSAGDATAASWAAQDRGLIALHQHRYADGKVFFDQAIAGFRAARNGLCEATALCNLSRAYLGMGNTAKAVEFAQHGLAVHVRVGSTMRLANGHYALGVALIAAGRHPEALGQFSEALTIFADHRQRLWEGTTHFRIAEAHIAARRPSRAAQHAEQALALGCIGGDRTRGSVLTLLGRALSELGQADRAKACWREALHLFEENGASEADAVRLLLAPATAA from the coding sequence ATGGACGGTGTACCGCGCGTACCGGAGCAGCGAGGCCCCGGCTCCCCGAAGGAGCCGCCGGCGGCCCTGCGCTTCGGCGTGCTCGGCCCGGTGCGCGCCTGGCGCGGCGGCGAACCCCTCGCCACCGGGTCCCCCCAGCAGCGCGCCCTGCTCGCCGCCCTGCTGCTGCGCGAGGGCCGTACGGCCACCGCCGGGGAGCTGATCGACGCGCTCTGGGGCGAGGACCCCCCGTCGCAGGCGCTGGCGGCGGTCCGCACGTACGCCTCCCGCCTGCGCAAGGTGCTCGACCCCGGGGTGCTGGTGAGCGAGTCCGGCGGCTACGCCGTCCGCGGGCTGGGCGACGGCGCCCTGGACCTGGCCGTCGCCCAGGAGCTGGCCGCCGAGGCGGAGAAGGCCCGCACCGCCGGCGACCTGGGCCACGCCCGGGAGGCGCTGGGCCGGGCCCTGGCCCTGTGGGACGGGGAGCCGCTCGCGGGGGTGCCCGGGCCGTATGCCGAGGCCCAGCGGGTCCGCCTGGAGGAGTGGCGGCTCCAGCTCCTGGAGACCCGCCTCGACATGGACCTGGAGCAGGGCTGCCACGCGGAGGCCGTCTCGGAGCTGACCGCCCTGACGGCGGCCCACCCCCTGCGCGAACGGCTCCGGGAACTGCTCATGCTGGCGCTGTACCGCAGCGGGCGCCAGGCCGAGGCCCTCGCCGTGTACGCCGACACCCGGCGGCTGCTCGCCGACGAGCTCGGCGTCGACCCGCGCCCCGGGCTGCGCGAACTCCAGCGGCGCATCCTCCAGGCCGACCCCGGCCTCGCGGAGCCCTCCGCGCCGGCCGCCGAACCGGCCGCGGTGCCGGTGCGCCCGGCGCAGCTTCCCGCGACGGTTCCCGACTTCACCGGGCGCGCCCCCGTCGTACGGGAACTGAGCGAGGTGCTCGCCTCCGCCGACGGCCGGGTGATGGCGGTGTCCGCGCTGGCCGGCATCGGCGGCGTCGGCAAGACCACCCTCGCCGTGCACGTGGCCCACCAGGCCCGCCCGGCCTTCCCCGACGGGCAGCTCTACGTCGACCTCCAGGGCGCGGGCCCGCGGCCGGCCGAACCGGAGACGGTGCTCGGCTCCTTCCTGCGCGCGCTCGGCACCCCGGACTCGGCCATCCCCGACTCCCTGGAGGACCGCGCCGCCCTGTACCGCTCCCTCCTCGACGGCCGCCGGGTCCTGGTGCTGCTGGACAACGCCCGCGACGCGGCCCAGGTCCGCCCCCTGCTGCCCGGCACGGACGGCTGCGCGGCCCTGGTCACCTCCCGGGTGCGCATGGTCGACCTCGCCGGGGCCCATCTCGTCGACCTGGACGTGATGTCCCCCGACGAGGCGCTCTCCCTCTTCACCAAGATCGTCGGCCGGGAGCGGGTGGCGAGCGAGCGGGAGGCCGCGCTGGACGTGGTCGCGGCCTGCGGCTTCCTCCCGCTGGCCATCCGCATCGCCGCCTCCCGCCTCGCCGCCCGCCGCACCTGGACCGTCTCCGTGCTGGCCGCCAAGCTCGCCGACGAACGCCGCCGCCTGGACGAGCTCCAGGCCGGCGACCTCGCGGTCAAGGCCACCTTCGAACTCGGCTACGGCCAGCTCGAACCGGCCCAGGCCCGCGCCTTCCGCCTGCTGGGCCTGGCCGACGGCCCCGACATCTCGCTGGCCGCCGCGGCGGCCGTCCTGGACCTCCCGGCGGAGGAGACCGAGGACCTGCTGGAGGCCCTGGTCGACACCTCCCTGCTGGAATCGGCGGCCCCCGGCCGCTACCGCCTCCACGATCTGGTCCGGCTCTACGCGCGTGCGTGCGCGGAACGCGACGAGCACCCGCCCAGCGAGCGGGAGGCGGCGCTGTCGCGGCTGCTGGACTTCTACCTGGCGACGGCGGCGGGCGTCTACGCGAGCGAGCGGCCCGGCGACCGGCTGGTGGAGGACCTGGAGACGACCAGGTATCCCGGGCTGCGCTTCGACGACGGGTCGGCGGCCCTGGACTGGCTCTACACGGAGTCGGCGGCGCTGCTCGCCTGCGTGCGCCAGGCCGCGGGCACGCCCCGGCTGCGGCGCGCCGTCGATCTGCTGTGGGCCGCCCGGGACCTGGCCGAGTCGGGGGCCAACTTCCGCGCGTACGAGGCCACGGCCGTGGCCATGTGCCAGGCGACGCGGGCGGCGGGGGACCTGCGCGCGGAGGGCCGGGCGCGCAACACCCTCACCGGCGTCCTGCTGGTGACCGGCCGCATCCAGCGGGCCGGCGAGGAGGCGCGGCTGGCCATGGAGTGCGCCGGTTCCGCCGGGGACGCCACCGCCGCGAGCTGGGCCGCCCAGGACCGCGGGCTGATCGCCCTGCACCAGCACCGCTACGCGGACGGCAAGGTCTTCTTCGACCAGGCCATCGCCGGGTTCCGCGCGGCCCGCAACGGGCTGTGCGAGGCGACGGCCCTGTGCAACCTCTCGCGCGCGTACCTGGGCATGGGCAACACCGCGAAGGCCGTCGAGTTCGCCCAGCACGGCCTGGCCGTCCACGTCCGGGTCGGCAGCACGATGCGGCTGGCCAACGGGCACTACGCGCTGGGCGTGGCGCTGATCGCGGCCGGCCGGCACCCGGAGGCCCTCGGCCAGTTCTCCGAGGCCCTGACCATCTTCGCGGACCACCGGCAGCGGCTGTGGGAGGGGACCACCCACTTCCGGATCGCCGAGGCGCACATCGCCGCCCGCCGCCCCTCGCGGGCCGCCCAGCACGCCGAGCAGGCCCTCGCGCTGGGCTGCATCGGCGGGGACCGCACGCGCGGCAGCGTCCTGACCCTCCTCGGGCGGGCCCTCTCCGAACTGGGGCAGGCCGACCGGGCGAAGGCGTGCTGGCGCGAGGCGCTCCACCTCTTCGAGGAGAACGGCGCGTCGGAGGCCGACGCGGTGCGCCTGCTGCTCGCGCCCGCCACGGCGGCCTGA
- a CDS encoding DUF2165 domain-containing protein yields the protein MAPTSRTLPLAAGLLTGTAALYITLVALGNITDFGTNQQFVRHVLAMDTTFKDEDLMWRAITTEWIQDAAYVLIIVWESVAALVLLYGTWLWFRHDRPRARRISTYGLLMLMLLFGAGFIAIGGEWFAMWQSDTWNGLDAATRVFLLSGVVLLVNHLPTGQERDGATRRR from the coding sequence ATGGCACCCACCTCACGCACCCTGCCGCTCGCCGCCGGTCTGCTCACCGGCACCGCGGCCCTCTACATCACCCTGGTCGCCCTGGGGAACATCACCGACTTCGGCACCAACCAGCAGTTCGTCCGGCACGTACTCGCCATGGACACCACGTTCAAGGACGAGGACCTGATGTGGCGGGCGATCACCACCGAGTGGATACAGGACGCGGCCTACGTCCTGATCATCGTGTGGGAGAGCGTCGCCGCGCTCGTGCTGCTGTACGGGACCTGGCTGTGGTTCCGGCACGACCGTCCGCGCGCCCGCCGGATCAGCACGTACGGGCTGCTGATGCTGATGCTGCTGTTCGGCGCCGGGTTCATCGCGATCGGCGGGGAGTGGTTCGCGATGTGGCAGTCGGACACCTGGAACGGGCTGGACGCGGCGACCCGGGTGTTCCTGCTGAGCGGGGTCGTGCTGCTCGTCAACCACCTGCCCACCGGGCAGGAGCGGGACGGCGCTACCCGACGACGGTGA
- a CDS encoding APC family permease, whose product MTQAVMRTPVGDEADGVRGKGLGGNSVGLLGSAVIGVSTVAPVYCLTSTLGSTAGEVGVQLPAIFLVGFLPMLLVAFAYRELNKAVPDCGTSFTWTVKAFGPSVGWMCGWGLVIATVIVLSNLAGVATSYFWLLAGELTGSQAVADLDGDKAVHILTCLVLIAAATAVSYRGMTATKGVQYALVALQLVVLALFVVFAFGKAGSGSFPGHLDFSWSWLNPFEVGSFATFSAGLSLSIFMYWGWDACLTANEETVGSEKTPGRAALISMVVLVGSYLVTAVAAQMAVGSGTEGLGLANPETSDNVFAALAGPVMGDGLGILLFVAVLASAAASLQTTFIPVARTVLAMAAYEALPPSYARVHEKFRTPGRATVTAGVATAVFYTVMTLVSEHVLVDTIYALGLMICFYYALTAFACAWFFRNELTRSPRDALFKGVLPVLGGISLAAVFCKTLYDMWNPEYGSGSSVFGVGSVFVIGVGLLLLGLVIMLVMRRRSPAFFRGEVLTTSTPALVVED is encoded by the coding sequence ATGACACAGGCGGTAATGCGGACCCCGGTCGGCGACGAGGCCGACGGCGTACGGGGCAAAGGGCTCGGCGGGAACTCCGTCGGCCTGCTCGGCAGCGCGGTGATCGGCGTCTCCACGGTCGCCCCGGTGTACTGCCTCACCTCCACGCTCGGCTCCACCGCCGGCGAGGTCGGCGTCCAGCTCCCGGCGATCTTCCTGGTCGGCTTCCTGCCGATGCTGCTGGTCGCGTTCGCCTACCGCGAGCTGAACAAGGCGGTGCCGGACTGCGGCACCTCCTTCACCTGGACGGTGAAGGCGTTCGGGCCGAGCGTCGGCTGGATGTGCGGCTGGGGCCTGGTCATCGCGACAGTGATCGTGCTCTCCAATCTGGCCGGCGTCGCCACCTCCTACTTCTGGCTGCTGGCCGGCGAGCTGACCGGGAGTCAGGCGGTCGCGGACCTGGACGGCGACAAGGCCGTCCACATCCTCACCTGTCTGGTCCTGATCGCCGCCGCGACGGCGGTCAGCTACCGCGGCATGACGGCGACGAAGGGCGTGCAGTACGCGCTGGTGGCACTCCAGCTCGTGGTGCTCGCCCTTTTCGTCGTCTTCGCGTTCGGCAAGGCCGGCTCCGGCTCCTTCCCGGGCCACCTCGACTTCTCCTGGTCCTGGCTGAACCCGTTCGAGGTCGGCTCGTTCGCCACCTTCAGCGCCGGGCTCTCGCTGTCGATCTTCATGTACTGGGGCTGGGACGCCTGCCTGACCGCCAACGAGGAGACCGTCGGCAGCGAGAAGACCCCGGGCCGCGCCGCCCTGATCTCCATGGTCGTCCTGGTCGGCTCCTACCTCGTCACCGCCGTCGCCGCCCAGATGGCCGTCGGCTCGGGCACCGAGGGCCTCGGCCTGGCCAACCCCGAGACCTCCGACAACGTCTTCGCCGCCCTCGCCGGTCCGGTGATGGGCGACGGCCTCGGCATCCTGCTCTTCGTCGCCGTCCTCGCCTCGGCCGCCGCCAGCCTGCAGACGACGTTCATCCCGGTGGCCCGCACGGTCCTGGCCATGGCCGCCTACGAGGCGCTGCCGCCCTCCTACGCCCGCGTCCACGAGAAGTTCCGCACGCCGGGCCGCGCCACCGTCACCGCCGGTGTCGCCACGGCCGTCTTCTACACCGTCATGACCCTGGTCAGCGAGCACGTCCTGGTGGACACCATCTACGCCCTGGGCCTCATGATCTGCTTCTACTACGCGCTGACCGCCTTCGCCTGCGCCTGGTTCTTCCGGAACGAGCTGACCCGCTCGCCGCGCGACGCGCTCTTCAAGGGCGTCCTGCCGGTCCTCGGCGGGATCAGCCTGGCCGCCGTGTTCTGCAAGACGCTGTACGACATGTGGAACCCCGAGTACGGCAGCGGCTCCTCCGTCTTCGGCGTCGGCTCCGTCTTCGTCATCGGCGTCGGACTGCTGCTGCTCGGCCTGGTGATCATGCTGGTGATGCGGCGCCGCAGCCCGGCCTTCTTCCGCGGCGAGGTCCTCACGACCAGCACGCCCGCGCTGGTCGTGGAGGACTGA